The proteins below are encoded in one region of Pongo pygmaeus isolate AG05252 chromosome 20, NHGRI_mPonPyg2-v2.0_pri, whole genome shotgun sequence:
- the TEKTL1 gene encoding tektin-like protein 1 has translation MRVLAHPAERSQDTRVGAPAWREAAQAMARTAHILTDRCGQEAVTMWQPKDSVLDPNLAHHLGRAAYIQPWRFHVEMIKGGGTLEKPPPGEGVTLWKGKMKPPAWYARLPLPLHRKARALQTTEVVHAHARGARLTAARLGRAQHQINGRVRQLLRQREVTDHRLSEVRKGLLINQQSVKLRGYRPKSEKVRDKADSMLTWEKEELKSMKRKMERDMEKSEVLLKTLASCRDTLNFCFKERLQAVDLMNQPLDKVLEQAGRHSWVNLSRAPTPRTQGQKTPPPDPVGTYTPACALALNEAKRLLVESKNTLVEMAKNEVDVREQQLQISDRVCASLAQKASETLELKERLNMTLGLMRGTILRCTKYNQEFYTTHGLIKGPLSKVHLETAEKLDRPLVRMYQRHVGTQLPEAARLAQGTDKLQRHITYLEKNLDELLATHKNLTWGLNCKNIGHEVDNNVVRLRLRQRQPHVCYEQAQRLVKDWDPPTPPPRRKSSAEP, from the exons ATGCGCGTGTTGGCACACCCGGCTGAGCGCAGCCAGGACACACGCGTTGGGGCCCCAGCATGGCGCGAGGCAGCTCAGGCCATGGCAAGGACCGCGCACATACTGACCGATCGCTGCGGGCAGGAGGCGGTGACCATGTGGCAGCCCAAGGACAGCGTGCTGGACCCGAACCTGGCCCACCACCTCGGCCGCGCCGCCTACATCCAGCCCTGGCGCTTCCACGTGGAGATGATCAAAGGCGGTGGCACCTTGGAGAAGCCGCCGCCAGGCGAGGGCGTCACGCTGTGGAAGGGCAAGATGAAGCCGCCCGCCTGGTACGCCCGCCTGCCGCTACCCTTGCACCGCAAAGCGCGCGCCCTGCAGACCACCGAGGTGGTGCACGCGCACGCGCGTGGAGCGCGCCTCACCGCCGCCCGCCTCGGCCGCGCACAGCACCAGATTAACGGGCGGGTGCGACAGCTGCTGCGCCAGCGCGAGGTCACCGACCACAGGCTCAGCGAAGTGCGCAAGGGTCTGCTTATTAACCAGCAGAGCGTCAAGCTGCGGGGCTACAGGCCCAAGTCTGAGAAG GTCCGGGACAAAGCTGACAGTATGCTTACATGGGAGAAAGAGGAGCTGAAAAGCATGAAGAGGAAGATGGAGAGAGATATGGAAAAATCAGAGGTCCTACTCAAG acCCTGGCCTCCTGCCGAGACACCCTGAACTTCTGCTTCAAGGAGCGGCTCCAAGCCGTGGACCTCATGAACCAGCCTCTGGACAAGGTTCTGGAGCAGGCCGGACGCCACTCATGGGTGAACCTCTCCCGGGCCCCCACCCCACGCACACAAGGTCAGAAAACGCCTCCTCCAGACCCTGTGGGCACCTATACCCCAG CGTGCGCCTTGGCGCTAAACGAAGCCAAGCGGTTGTTGGTCGAGTCCAAGAACACCTTGGTGGAAATGGCAAAGAACGAGGTGGACGTCCGGGAGCAACAGCTGCAGATAAGCGACCGCGTGTGTGCCTCGCTGGCGCAGAAGGCGAGCGAGACCTTGGAGCTGAAG GAAAGATTAAATATGACGTTAGGACTGATGAGGGGAACTATCCTCCGGTGTACGAAATATAACCAAGAGTTCTACACCACCCACGGTCTCATTAAG GGTCCTCTGTCAAAAGTTCACCTAGAGACCGCAGAAAAGCTGGACAGACCCCTGGTTCGCATGTACCAGAGACACGTGGGCACCCAACTCCCAGAGGCTGCGCGCCTCGCACAG GGCACCGACAAGCTGCAGCGCCACATCACGTACCTGGAAAAGAACCTGGACGAGCTGCTTGCCACGCACAAGAACCTCACCTGGGGCCTCAACTGCAAGAACATCGGGCATGAGGTGGACAACAACGTGGTGCGCCTGCGCCTGCGCCAGCGGCAACCGCACGTGTGCTACGAGCAGGCGCAGCGCCTGGTTAAGGACTGGGACCCGCCCACGCCGCCGCCGCGCCGCAAGAGCAGCGCGGAACCCTAG